Proteins from a genomic interval of Chroococcidiopsis thermalis PCC 7203:
- a CDS encoding filamentous hemagglutinin N-terminal domain-containing protein has translation MAQSRSSWGWRLRLACCVAVSGAIATEDRISAQVVPDNTLGAESSSVNQTTPLTSQIEGGAARGKNLFHSFEQFSIPANGEVRFNNDVNIENIITRVTGSSASNIDGAIAANGSANLLLINPNGIIFGTNASLNIGGSFLASTARSIIFADGTQFDANHSQTPPLLTVNTPIGLQFGSNSGAIVNRSQASLNGAVNYFGFPAGLQVVTGKTLALVGGSILQEGGNMTAAEGRIELGSVFDNSLVNLKPTEKGWKLGYEQVQNFQNIELNSFANIPYLDVSGESNGDLHLQGKVIQINNYGLTSINRQEIQPGNLTINASDNIELAGVNTVISTLTFGAGNGGSITFNTKNLTVKEGAQVFTSTFATGAGGKLTVNASESVQIIGSFPLSIDNFEAFSSLSSATAAAGNAGDLTINTSKLIVRDGAKISTASEGIVFDLTLNQFVPATGKGGNLTINASESVELTGTTKNGSPSTLTAIAQGGATAGNLRINTKSLTIGNEAEISVSSFGTGNAGNLEVTANSIRVEDGGKLTATSKFSSDGGNINLQNLDLLTLRNNGEISTSAEGAGDGGNINVDTDNLVLAERSKITAKAVDGRGGNISITTQGLFVSPDSTIDASSDRGLNGIVEIRRPDVDPSAELVVLPADVVDVSGLVAQGCSVGSVASGESSFAIAGRGGLPPTPAETTRSESILADLGIAEKSKVRSQKSKAISTPAEISNKVNPAPLVEATGWVVGSNGEVILTASVITDTLNIPWFRPNSCNGT, from the coding sequence ATGGCTCAAAGTAGGAGTAGTTGGGGTTGGCGGCTACGGCTGGCGTGCTGTGTAGCAGTTAGTGGAGCGATCGCTACTGAAGATCGGATTTCAGCTCAGGTTGTTCCCGACAATACATTAGGTGCTGAAAGCTCATCAGTTAACCAAACTACTCCTCTAACTTCTCAAATTGAAGGTGGAGCAGCGCGGGGTAAAAATCTATTTCACAGCTTCGAGCAGTTTTCTATCCCAGCAAATGGTGAAGTGCGCTTCAATAACGATGTAAATATTGAAAATATTATCACCCGCGTGACTGGCTCTAGTGCTTCTAATATAGATGGCGCGATCGCCGCTAACGGTAGCGCCAACTTATTGTTAATCAATCCAAATGGAATTATTTTTGGCACTAATGCCTCGCTCAATATTGGTGGTTCATTTCTCGCTAGTACAGCGCGTAGCATTATTTTTGCCGATGGCACTCAGTTCGATGCAAATCATTCTCAAACTCCGCCCTTACTAACAGTTAATACGCCGATCGGCTTGCAATTTGGCTCCAATTCTGGCGCGATCGTTAACCGCTCTCAAGCGTCTCTCAACGGAGCAGTAAATTACTTTGGCTTTCCTGCTGGTTTACAAGTAGTGACAGGTAAAACATTAGCACTTGTAGGAGGTAGTATTTTACAAGAGGGTGGAAATATGACAGCAGCAGAGGGACGAATTGAACTAGGCAGTGTTTTCGATAATAGTTTAGTGAATCTCAAGCCCACAGAAAAAGGCTGGAAGTTGGGATACGAGCAGGTACAAAATTTTCAAAATATTGAGTTAAATAGCTTTGCAAACATACCTTATTTAGATGTCAGTGGTGAAAGTAATGGCGATCTTCACCTTCAAGGTAAGGTAATTCAAATTAACAATTATGGATTGACCTCTATAAATAGACAAGAAATCCAACCGGGAAATTTGACTATAAACGCCTCAGATAATATAGAATTGGCGGGCGTGAATACCGTAATATCTACTTTAACTTTTGGAGCAGGAAATGGCGGAAGTATTACTTTCAATACTAAAAATTTAACCGTGAAAGAAGGGGCGCAAGTTTTTACTTCTACTTTTGCTACAGGTGCTGGAGGAAAATTAACTGTTAACGCATCAGAATCAGTACAAATAATCGGTAGTTTTCCTTTATCTATTGATAATTTTGAGGCATTTAGTAGTTTATCTAGTGCAACTGCTGCTGCTGGAAATGCAGGGGACTTAACAATTAATACTTCAAAACTAATTGTCAGAGATGGAGCAAAAATATCCACAGCATCAGAGGGAATTGTTTTCGATCTAACTCTCAACCAGTTCGTACCAGCAACAGGCAAAGGAGGAAACCTCACTATCAACGCATCTGAATCTGTAGAGCTGACGGGGACTACAAAAAATGGTTCTCCGAGTACCTTAACTGCGATCGCTCAAGGTGGTGCAACTGCTGGAAATCTGAGAATTAATACAAAAAGTTTGACGATTGGGAATGAGGCGGAAATAAGTGTCAGCAGTTTCGGTACGGGTAATGCAGGCAACTTGGAAGTTACAGCTAATTCCATCCGTGTAGAAGATGGTGGCAAACTTACTGCTACCAGTAAATTCAGCAGTGACGGTGGAAATATAAACTTACAAAACCTGGACTTACTTACATTACGCAACAATGGTGAAATTTCTACTAGTGCGGAAGGTGCAGGCGATGGTGGCAATATAAATGTTGATACAGACAATCTAGTACTAGCAGAAAGAAGCAAAATTACAGCTAAAGCTGTCGATGGTCGCGGTGGTAATATCAGCATTACAACCCAAGGACTCTTTGTGTCTCCCGATAGTACGATCGATGCCAGCTCCGATCGCGGTCTTAATGGAATCGTAGAAATTAGAAGACCAGATGTAGACCCCAGCGCTGAGTTAGTTGTCTTACCAGCAGATGTCGTCGATGTCAGCGGTTTGGTGGCTCAAGGGTGTTCTGTAGGTAGCGTAGCATCAGGAGAAAGCAGCTTCGCGATCGCTGGACGAGGTGGCTTACCTCCAACTCCTGCCGAAACAACTAGAAGCGAGTCCATCTTGGCAGATTTGGGCATTGCAGAAAAGTCAAAAGTTAGAAGTCAAAAGTCAAAAGCAATTTCGACTCCCGCAGAAATTTCCAATAAAGTTAATCCCGCCCCACTTGTGGAAGCTACAGGGTGGGTGGTAGGTTCTAATGGTGAGGTCATACTGACTGCTTCTGTTATTACCGATACGCTTAATATTCCTTGGTTTAGACCGAATAGCTGTAATGGAACGTAA